atgtgtgtgagcaattgtgtgctctgtatgtatgtatgtgtgtgtgtgtgtgtgtatatgtgtgagcagagttgtgctctgtatgtatgtatgtatgtgagcagagttgtgtgctctgtatgtgtgtgtgtgagagcagagtcgtgtgctctgtatgtatgtatgtgagcagagttgtgtgctctgtatatgtgtgtgagcagaattgtgtgctctgtatgtatgtatgtgagcagagttgtgctctgtatgtatgtgagcagagttgtgtgctctgtatgtatgtgtgtgtgtgagcagagttgtgtgctctgtatgtgtgtgagcagggttgtgtgctctgtatatgtgtgtgagcagagttgtgtgctctgtatatgtgtgtgtgtgagcagagttgtgtgctctgtatgtgtgtgtgtgcgcagagttgtgctctgtatgtatgtatgtgagcagagttgtgtgctctgtatgtatgtgtgtgcgtgtgagcagagttgtgtgctctgtatatgtgtgtaagcagggttgtgtgctctgtatatgtgtatgagcagagttgtgtgctctgtatatgtgtgtgagcaattgtgtgctctgtatgtatgtatgtgtgtgtgtgtgtatgtgtgagcagagttgtgctctgtatgtatgtatgtatgtgagcagagttgtgtgctctgtatgtgtgtgtgtgtgtgagcagttgtgtgctctgtatgtgtgtgagcagggttgtgtgctctgtatatgtgtgtgagcagttgtgtgctctgtatgtatgtatgtgtgtgtatgtgtgtgagcagggttgtgtgctctgtatatgtgtgtgagcagttgtgtgctctgtatgtatgtgtgtgtgtatgtgtgagcagagttgtgctctgtatgtatgtatgtgagcagttgtgctctgtatgtgtgtgtgtgagcagagttgtgtgctctgtatgtgtgtgtgagtagaGTTGTGTgctgtgagtgtatgtgtgtgagcagagttgtgtgctctgtatatgtgtgtgagcagagttgtgtgctctgtatgtgtgtgagcagggttgtgtgctgtgagtgtatgtgtgtgagcagagttgtgtgctctgtatatgtgtgtgagcagagttgtgtgctgtgagtgtatgtgtgtgagcagagttgtgtgctctgtatgtgtgtgtgagtagaGTTGTGTgctgtgagtgtatgtgtgtgagcagagttgtgtgctctgtatatgtgtgtgagcagagttgtgtgctctgtatatgtgtgtgagcagagttgtgtgctgtgagtgtatgtgtgtgagcagagttgtgtgctctgtatatgtgtgtgagtagAGTTGTGTgctgtgagtgtatgtgtgtgagcagagttgtgtgctctgtatatgtgtgtgagcagagttgtgtgctgtgagtgtatgtgtgtgagcagagttgtgtgctctgtatatgtgtgtgagcagagttgtgtgctctgtatatgtgtgtgtgagcagggttgtgtgctgtgagtgtatgtgtgtgagcagagttgtgtgctctgtatatgtgtgtgagcagagttgtgtgctctgtatgtgtgtgagcagggttgtgtgctgtgagtgtatgtgtgtgagcagagttgtgtgctctgtatatgtgtgtgagcagagttgtgtgctctgtatgtgtgtgagcagagttgtgtgctgtgagtgtatgtgtgtgagcagagttgtgtgctctgtatatgtgtgtgagcagagttgtgtgctctgtatgtgtgtgagtaGAGTTGTGTgctgtgagtgtatgtgtgtgagcagagttgtgtgctctgtatatgtgtgtgagcagagttgtgtgctctgtatatgtgtgtgagcagagttgtgtgctctgtatgtgtgtgagcagggttgtgtgctgtgagtgtatgtgtgtgagcagagttgtgtgctctgtatatgtgtgtgagtagAGTTGTGTGCTGTGAGTgcatgtgtgtgagcagagttgtgtgctctgtatatgtgtgtgagcagagttgtgtgctctgtatgtgtgtgagcagggttgtgtgctgtgagtgtatgtgtgtgagcagagttgtgtgctctgtatatgtgtgtgagcagagttgtgtgctctgtatgtgtgtgagcagagttgtgtgctgtgagtgtatgtgtgtgagcagagttgtgtgctctgtatatgtgtgtgagtagagttgtgtgctctgtatatgtgtgtgagtagagttgtgtgctctgtatgtgtgtgtgagtagaGTTGTGTgctgtgagtgtatgtgtgtgagcagagttgtgtgctctgtatgtgtgtgtgagtagaGTTGTGTGCTGTGAGtttatgtgtgtgagcagagttgtgtgctctgtatatgtgtgtgagcagagttgtgtgctgtgagtgtatgtgtgtgagcagagttgtgtgctctgtatatgtgtgtgagcagagttgtgtgctgtgagtgtatgtgtgtgagcagagttgtgtgctctgtatatgtgtgtgagcagagttgtgtgctgtgagtttatgtgtgtgagcagagttgtgtgctctgtatatgtgtgtgagcagagttgtgtgctctgtatgtgtgtgtgagcagagttgtgtgctgtgagtgtatgtgtgtgagcagagttgtgtgctctgtatatgtgtgtgagcagagttgtgtgctctgtatatgtgtgtgagcagagttgtgtgctctgtatatgtgtgtgagcagagttgtgtgctctgtatatgtgtgtgagcagagttgtgtgctctatatatgtgtgtgtgagtagagttgtgtgctctgtatatgtgtgtgagtagagttgtgtgctctgtatatgtgtgtgagtagagttgtgtgctctgtatatgtgtgtgagcagagttgtgtgctctgtatatgtgtgtgagtagagttgtgtgctctgtatatgtgtgtgagtagagttgtgtgctctgtatatgtgtgtgagtagAGTTGTgtgcagtcagtgctgtatgtgctgctgtcAGTGCTCGGGGCAGCACGTGGGGTCGCAGAGCAGGATGCGCAGACGCTTCTCCCACGTGTGTGCTGCAGCTTCCTGCCCGGCGCCGGCTGATGACGTGCTGATCACCGATCCCGGGGTTTGGGGGGATTTCAGGCTCCCCCGGGATGTCAGCGCTGTGTGCACGGAGAATGCTGCGCCCCGCAGCGCTGTGGTGTcgggcgccccctgctggcagtGCGAGGAGTCTGCTGGCGCGGAGAATGCAGGGGCAGCTGCAACATTGTATCAAGTGCTGCTCCGATTCACAGGAAGGTCAGGGGAGACGGGGCCAACCTGAAGCCCCCCAGTCTATCAGTCCCATAGGTATACGgccatggaggaagaggagggtccTGTCTCCCCTGGACAGAGTGAGTGGCATCATCCCACCAGAGTTCATCTCACAGGAGATCAGAGACCTGCAGTTACCCCCAGAACCCCCATTATCCTACATTCAGGACCACCCAGAGCAGCTCAGACCCCCAGAACCCCCATCAGTCTCCCAGGACCACCCAGAGCAGCTCAGACCCCCAGAACCCCCATCAGTCTCCCAGGACCGCCCAGAGCAGCTCAGACCCTCagaacccccatcatcatacattCAGGACCACCCAGAGCAGCTCAGACCCTCAGAACCCCCATCATCTTACATTCAGCACCACCCAGAGCAGCTCAGACCCCCAGAACCCCCATCATCTTACATTCAGCACCACCCAGAGCAGCTCAGACCCCAAGAACCCCCATCATCTTACATTCAGGACCACCCAGAGCAGCTCAGACCCCCATCATTTCCTCAGACTGGACCTCATGGCAGCCTTGAGCATCCGTCTACCCCAGAACCTTCATTATCCCCCCAAGATCTACACAGCCCCTCTAAGTTCTCAACACCGCAGAACTTTGCCCCACCACAGGGGGCGCCCATGCAGCCTGGCGATCTTCTCATAGCGGAGTTCAAGAGAAGACATTACTCCATGTTCAGGAAGATGTTCATCTTAAAAAACTCAGGCAAACTTGTCAGCAACTGGGGGGCCATGAGCTACCAGGACTTGCTGGGCAGACTGCCGGGAGAGAAAATCAGGACGTCCACAGGGCACCAGATGTTACTGAGAAGACCCTCGCTGGATGAGTATGTCATCTACATGAAGAGGGGGCCTACCGTCTCCTATCCAAAGGTTTGCACCTGTCCGGTTCCTCACATCCTCGGGGGGTCTTCATGTATACAGCCGTCTAGTCCTTTTACAAATATCAAACTTTACtgcagtggtctccaacctgtcgCCTACAACATGTGTTACAGTACTAAGAGTATGCAGACGTGTGACCCGCAAAGGATCACTGGACCAGAGTGAACCCCACTTAGTGGATCAACGCAGATGTGATATAATTCCACGGCCTGGTGACGATCATTAGTAGCCAAATCGCTCATTTATTAGTACTAAGAGCTGAGACACAGATTGGAGACCATTGTAGTCTGACCGGTCCATGGTCATTGTCCATTATGTCTATACCCATAGCCAGATCCACACACAGACCTATTGTGTATAAACAGCTGAGGGGAGTAGTGGCCGTGCTGACACCGGACAGCTGAGACATCACAGCTGCTACACCAGGTCACCATGGGGCTTCAGCCTTTGCTTGTAATCAAGAATGTTTCCCTGATAGACAATGCAGAAATCCTCAGAACTTTCTTTTTCATCTTGATCCTTCACTTTCCCAACATGTTAGGTCCTATTTACACGTCCGCAATTCTGGATCCGCAATTATCGCGAGAAAATAGGATTTCAATGACCCTATTCACACATTTGTAGTTGTGTACAGGGCCGTGATCcgtactacaaaaaaaaaaaaaggacaggccctagcgTGGACTGAAATTCCTCCACAGACACACCAATAGCAGGCTATGCGGATCCACAAATAGTGACTAGATTATTATTAACCACACTTTTCCATTTTTCGCGGATCAGCAAAAAATACGGATGGAAATTCGCGGATCGCTAATAGAAAATATGCAGAGTGAAAattatactgacgtgtgaatagaccctaaggacatgttcacatagagcaaattcggcggaattctgtcaattctttgagcaaagagcagaggcgcacaagccctcctatagacacactgtttgacactgaggcaggcgaattagctctgtgtgaacaggccctaacagGAGAGTCAGGAGGCGCCCTACACATTTCCTAGAATCAGCTGATGTTTCTAATTTAGCCCCTTCAATCACTTATTGAcggtgtagtatatagtatattactggCG
This sequence is a window from Dendropsophus ebraccatus isolate aDenEbr1 chromosome 15, aDenEbr1.pat, whole genome shotgun sequence. Protein-coding genes within it:
- the TRMT61B gene encoding tRNA (adenine(58)-N(1))-methyltransferase, mitochondrial isoform X1; the encoded protein is MSALCARRMLRPAALWCRAPPAGSARSLLARRMQGQLQHCIKCCSDSQEGQGRRGQPEAPQSISPIGIRPWRKRRVLSPLDRVSGIIPPEFISQEIRDLQLPPEPPLSYIQDHPEQLRPPEPPSVSQDHPEQLRPPEPPSVSQDRPEQLRPSEPPSSYIQDHPEQLRPSEPPSSYIQHHPEQLRPPEPPSSYIQHHPEQLRPQEPPSSYIQDHPEQLRPPSFPQTGPHGSLEHPSTPEPSLSPQDLHSPSKFSTPQNFAPPQGAPMQPGDLLIAEFKRRHYSMFRKMFILKNSGKLVSNWGAMSYQDLLGRLPGEKIRTSTGHQMLLRRPSLDEYVIYMKRGPTVSYPKDIASMLMMMDVNPGDVILEAGSGSGGLSLFLSRAVGPEGRVHSIEVRSDHHSVSKRNFLRWKTAWEIRSGRTWPDNVNFINKDVLDAMSDLQSVGLDAVALDMLNPQVVLPAIIGNLKQGAVCAVYITNITQVIDLLEGIRSCELPLLCEKVMEVSVTDWLVAPSLRKDGRVSKRVEPRWNGSSETQTQEQEDDDEDDDESKTDNDNFAMESKPFGQVPYIARPMPWQIGHTAFLVQLRKFKPAAEHRDQADTS
- the TRMT61B gene encoding tRNA (adenine(58)-N(1))-methyltransferase, mitochondrial isoform X2, whose protein sequence is MSALCARRMLRPAALWCRAPPAGSARSLLARRMQGQLQHCIKCCSDSQEGQGRRGQPEAPQSISPIGIRPWRKRRVLSPLDRVSGIIPPEFISQEIRDLQLPPEPPLSYIQDHPEQLRPPEPPSVSQDHPEQLRPPEPPSVSQDRPEQLRPSEPPSSYIQDHPEQLRPSEPPSSYIQHHPEQLRPPEPPSSYIQHHPEQLRPQEPPSSYIQDHPEQLRPPSFPQTGPHGSLEHPSTPEPSLSPQDLHSPSKFSTPQNFAPPQGAPMQPGDLLIAEFKRRHYSMFRKMFILKNSGKLVSNWGAMSYQDLLGRLPGEKIRTSTGHQMLLRRPSLDEYVIYMKRGPTVSYPKDIASMLMMMDVNPGDVILEAGSGSGGLSLFLSRAVGPEGRVHSIEVRSDHHSVSKRNFLRWKTAWEIRSGRTWPDNVNFINKDVLDAMSDLQSVGLDAVALDMLNPQVVLPAIIGNLKQGAVCAVYITNITQVIDLLEGIRSCELPLLCEKVMEVSVTDWLVAPSLRKDGRVSKRVEPRWNGSSETQTQEQEDDDEDDDENDNFAMESKPFGQVPYIARPMPWQIGHTAFLVQLRKFKPAAEHRDQADTS